One region of Candidatus Woesearchaeota archaeon genomic DNA includes:
- the purB gene encoding adenylosuccinate lyase, whose product MPDELNPLTAVSPIDGRYHSKTKDLTYYFSEAALMKYRVKIESKYLCALSDFKVIRRLNLSEEELLGNLPDNFSLEDAKQIKEEEKVTNHDVKAVEYFMRKKLKGTSLNDVAGMLHFGLTSYDINDNAAYMMLRDGINKVYRPSLVKLEEKILSLAEEYKQMPMLGRTHGQPASPTTLGKEFSVFGRRLAYELENLVNARYSGKLNGAVGNYNALQAAFPNIDWIQFSKKFLESLGLSPNLITTQIEPHDALVGIFHNMIRINNIILGLDQDVWRYISDDYLLQKPKEGEIGSSTMPHKINPIDFENSEGNIIAANGLLSAFASKLQVSRLQRDLSDSTITRNIGSAVAYCLLASDSAFKGLGKIYANKELMLKELQGHIEILAEPIQTILRKENVPEAYEKLKELTRGKEVSTNDIALFIDDIGVSQEAKQRLRALKPENYIGLAVELTELAIKDSRSILSHIGQPKK is encoded by the coding sequence ATGCCAGATGAACTAAATCCATTAACTGCAGTCAGCCCGATAGATGGCAGATATCATAGCAAAACTAAAGATTTAACATATTATTTTTCAGAAGCAGCTCTTATGAAATACAGGGTGAAAATAGAGTCTAAATATTTATGCGCACTTTCTGATTTTAAAGTCATAAGAAGGCTTAATTTGTCTGAAGAAGAGCTATTGGGAAATCTGCCAGATAATTTCAGCTTAGAAGATGCAAAGCAGATAAAAGAAGAAGAAAAAGTTACAAACCATGATGTTAAGGCTGTTGAATATTTCATGAGGAAAAAATTGAAAGGGACTTCTTTGAATGATGTGGCTGGAATGCTGCACTTTGGGTTGACATCATACGACATAAATGACAATGCAGCTTACATGATGCTAAGGGACGGAATAAATAAAGTTTATAGGCCATCGCTTGTAAAGCTTGAGGAAAAGATTCTGAGCTTGGCTGAAGAATATAAACAAATGCCCATGCTTGGAAGAACACACGGGCAGCCCGCTTCTCCAACAACCCTTGGAAAAGAATTTTCTGTTTTCGGCAGAAGGCTTGCTTATGAATTAGAAAACTTAGTTAATGCAAGGTATTCTGGAAAATTAAATGGCGCAGTTGGCAATTATAATGCGCTTCAAGCAGCTTTTCCTAACATAGACTGGATTCAATTTAGCAAAAAATTCTTGGAATCCCTAGGTCTTTCCCCAAATTTAATAACTACTCAGATAGAGCCGCATGATGCTCTTGTCGGGATATTCCACAATATGATCAGAATCAACAATATCATTCTTGGCCTAGACCAAGATGTATGGAGATACATAAGCGATGATTATCTGCTGCAAAAGCCAAAAGAGGGTGAAATCGGCAGCTCTACAATGCCGCATAAGATAAACCCAATTGACTTTGAGAACAGCGAAGGAAACATTATCGCAGCCAATGGCCTTTTGAGCGCATTTGCATCAAAGCTGCAAGTTTCAAGGCTGCAGCGCGACTTGAGCGATTCAACAATTACTAGGAACATAGGCTCTGCTGTTGCATACTGCCTTTTGGCTTCAGATAGCGCTTTTAAGGGGCTTGGAAAGATATACGCAAATAAGGAGTTGATGCTGAAAGAATTGCAAGGCCATATTGAAATACTGGCAGAGCCAATACAAACAATTCTCAGGAAAGAGAATGTGCCAGAAGCGTATGAAAAACTAAAAGAATTGACGAGAGGCAAGGAAGTGAGCACGAACGACATTGCTTTGTTTATAGATGATATTGGCGTTTCGCAAGAAGCAAAACAAAGGCTTCGCGCATTAAAGCCAGAGAACTACATTGGCTTGGCAGTTGAGCTGACAGAATTGGCGATAAAAGATTCGAGAAGTATTTTATCACATATAGGTCAACCAAAGAAATAA